A stretch of the Sorangium aterium genome encodes the following:
- a CDS encoding FAD-binding oxidoreductase encodes MRQHPTFPRPSASAIDKARRLLERALGPSKVITSADGCAAYAGDESDQPPVSPDAVVLASSAADIEKAVRAASEAEVPVVPRAAGSGKSGGAVPVGGGIVIATIGMNSIKEISREEQIAVVEPGVILADLHAAVEAEGLFYPPDPNSLKMCALGGNIAENAAGPRAFKYGVTREYVLGLDAILIDGTRLRTGRRTVKGVTGYDVTALLVGSEGTLAITTEATLRLIAKPPSVMTLLCLFPDVRASGRAVSALVAAGVVPRCLELLDRPTLDAVRARGVGVDERAGAMLIIEVDGEPADCEVQAERVGEVCMDAGALDVLVAQDEAQRERLWEARRQLSPTTRAMARYKISEDVVVPRDKIPALLDEVAEISAATGVRMLTYGHAGDGNLHVNLLWNDPDLVPQVDTALSRLFRAVIGMRGTLSGEHGIGTSKADFLALEQSPELIAIERKIKALFDPKGLLNPHKIFPRRTLEAAERGERDGGAERAPGFPTHVVAPSHGAC; translated from the coding sequence ATGCGACAGCACCCCACGTTCCCCCGCCCGTCGGCGTCGGCCATCGACAAGGCGCGCCGGCTCCTCGAGCGCGCGCTCGGCCCCTCGAAGGTCATCACGTCGGCCGACGGGTGCGCGGCCTACGCGGGCGACGAGTCGGATCAGCCGCCGGTGAGCCCGGATGCGGTCGTGCTCGCGTCCTCGGCGGCCGACATCGAGAAGGCGGTGCGGGCGGCGAGCGAGGCGGAGGTGCCGGTCGTGCCGCGCGCCGCTGGCAGCGGCAAGTCGGGCGGCGCGGTGCCGGTGGGGGGCGGGATCGTCATCGCCACGATCGGCATGAACTCCATCAAGGAGATCAGCCGCGAGGAGCAGATCGCGGTCGTGGAGCCGGGCGTCATCCTCGCCGACCTGCACGCGGCCGTCGAGGCCGAGGGGCTCTTCTACCCGCCCGATCCGAACTCGCTCAAGATGTGCGCGCTCGGCGGCAACATCGCCGAGAACGCGGCCGGCCCGCGCGCCTTCAAGTACGGCGTCACGCGCGAGTATGTGCTCGGGCTCGACGCGATCCTCATCGATGGCACGCGCCTCCGCACCGGCCGGCGCACGGTGAAGGGCGTGACGGGGTACGACGTCACGGCGCTGCTCGTCGGCAGCGAGGGCACGCTGGCGATCACGACGGAGGCGACGCTCCGGCTCATCGCGAAGCCCCCGTCGGTCATGACGCTGCTCTGCCTGTTCCCGGACGTGCGCGCCAGCGGGCGCGCGGTGAGCGCCCTGGTCGCCGCCGGCGTCGTCCCGCGCTGCCTCGAGCTGCTCGATCGCCCCACGCTCGACGCGGTCCGCGCGCGCGGCGTCGGGGTCGACGAGCGCGCGGGCGCGATGCTGATCATCGAGGTCGACGGCGAGCCCGCGGACTGCGAGGTCCAGGCCGAGCGCGTGGGGGAGGTCTGCATGGATGCCGGGGCGCTCGACGTCCTCGTCGCGCAGGACGAGGCGCAGCGCGAGCGGCTCTGGGAGGCGCGCCGCCAGCTCTCGCCCACGACGCGCGCCATGGCGCGCTACAAGATCTCGGAGGACGTCGTGGTCCCGCGCGACAAGATCCCGGCGCTGCTCGACGAGGTCGCGGAGATCTCGGCGGCGACCGGCGTCCGCATGCTGACGTACGGCCACGCCGGCGACGGCAACCTCCACGTCAACCTGCTCTGGAACGACCCGGACCTCGTCCCCCAGGTGGACACGGCGCTGTCGCGCCTGTTCCGCGCGGTGATCGGCATGCGCGGCACGCTGAGCGGCGAGCACGGCATCGGGACGTCGAAGGCGGACTTCCTCGCGCTCGAGCAGTCGCCGGAGCTCATCGCGATCGAGCGCAAGATCAAGGCGCTGTTCGACCCGAAGGGCCTGCTCAACCCGCACAAGATCTTCCCGCGGCGGACGCTCGAGGCGGCCGAGCGGGGCGAGCGCGACGGGGGGGCCGAGCGCGCGCCGGGCTTCCCGACCCACGTCGTGGCGCCCTCCCACGGGGCCTGCTGA